TTAACGGCATTGGAAGCTTTAAATCCCGCTACAGATTCGGCAACGTTATCAATTACAGGCTGAGAATAATTATAAGTTATTCCTTGATGCACTTTCAGCTTTTCATCCATTTCATTTATAAGATCGTCCATAGAAATTTTTCGTTTCCAATCGGCTTTTGGTTTTAAATCAACTTGCAGCTGAATAAATCCAAAACCATTTGGATCTGTTCCATCGTTACTTCGCCCTGTCTGCGATAACACATTTTTTACTTCAGGAAAAGCTTCAAGATCTTTTCGAATCATTGCGGCTGTTTTAACACTTTCTGGCAATGACGTACTCATGGGTAATTCGGCGGTAACCCACAAAGCTCCTTCGTTTAATTGTGGTAAAAATTCGGTTCCTAAAAAAGTTGCCGAAAAGAATACAGCAGCAATTAATGCCGTAGAAGCAATTAGTGTTTTTACCTTATGTTTGAATGTCCAGGCAAAACCTTTTGCTACAATTCTATCCCAAAAATTCACGAAAGGATTGTTCTTTTCTTTTACATTTTTATTCAATAAAATATGAGATAAAACCGGTACTAGAGTTAAAGTAAAAAGTAAAGCTCCCATTAAGGCAAATCCTAAAGTGTAAGCAAGAGGCGAAAACATTTTTCCTTCTACTTTTTGGAATGAAAATATTGGGAGTAAAGCGGTAATAATGATCAGTTTCGAGAAAAAGATCGCTTTACCCATTTCAGTTCCTGTTTTTTTAATGATGCTTCCTTTGGCAATTTTATTGTAAGCTGTCATTCCTAGTTGATGTGCCCTATGATCGAGAACTACAAATAATCCTTCAACCATAACCACGGCGCCATCTATAATAATCCCAAAATCGACTGCACCTAAACTCAGTAAATTGGCACTCATTCCCATCATTTTTAAGCATAAGAATGCAAATAATAAGGAAAGCGGAATTACAATTGAAACCGTAAAAGTTGTTCGCCAATCGGCCATAAATAAGAATACTACACAAGTAACCAGAATGATTCCTTCAAATAAGTTATGCATTACGGTTTCGGTTGTGAAATTCATCAGATTATCACGATCGTAAAAAGTTTCAATTTTGATGTCTTTTGGTAAAACATTTTCATTTAAATCTTTGATTTTATCTTTGATTAAAGCCAAAGTTTCTTTTGCATTTTCGCCTTTACGCATTACGACGATTCCTTCTACAGCATCATCATTTTTGCCAATCCCTGTTTGTCCCACGCGAGGCATAGAACTTTCGTAAACATCGGCAACGTTTTTAACTAAAATAGGATTTCCACCAGCATCGTCTACAATAATGTTTTCTATGTCTTTTCTAGATTTTAAAAGTCCAACACCGCGAACAACAAAAGCCTGCCCGTTTTTCTCAATAATATCACCACCCACGTTTAAGTTTCCTGCATCAATGGCGTTATAAACCTGCAAAGGAGTAATATTATATTTCGCTAATTTAATTGGATCGACACCCACTTCATATGTTTTGGTTTGGCCTCCAAAAACATTTAAATCAGCAACTCCGGGAACGGCACGTAGTTGTTTGTCGATAACCCAGTTTTGATAAGTCAATAATTCACGGCTGTCTCTGCTGTCACTTTTAACAATATACCTGAAAATTTCGCCCGTTGGGCCGTAGGGAGGCTGAACATCTGGTTCAACATCATCAGGAAGAGTTACGTTTTTTAATAAATTATTGACTTGAAAGCGGGCAAAAGTATCGTCGACACCATCATCAAAAATGATTTTAATTACTGATAAACCAAACATGGTGATGCTTCGTACACTTGTTTTTTTCTGTACGGAGTTCATCGAAATTTCGATTGGTGTTGTTACAAAACGTTCTACTTCCTCGGCACTTTTACCATTCCATTGTGTAATAATAATGATTTGTGTATTGGTTACATCTGGAAAGGCATCAATGGGCATATTTTTGAATGAAATAAAACCTGCAACAGCCAGCATTCCAACCCAAAAGAAGGTAAATGCTTTATTCTTAAGCGAAAAAGCAATTATATTACGTATGAATTTGTTCATATCTTAATCGTTTAAAGCGCGATAAATAAATAATTGGTTGTTGGTAATGACTTTTTCATTTTCTTTTAAACCTCCCGAGATATAAGTGGTTTCTCCAACAACTCTGTAAACATCAACTTGTCTGGTTTCGATATTGTGACGGTCTTTAAAGATCATGACGAAGTTTTTGCTTTTATCAAATACAATGGCTTTACTTGGTATCGCAATCATGGATTGATTTTGTTCGTTGTATGACAATTTAATATTGGCATTCATATCAGGTTTTAATAAAAATCCTGGATTTTGAAGTTTTATTCGCGCCTGCATGGCTTTGGTTTCAGGATCTATGACGTTGAAAATTTTATCGACTTTTCCTTTAAAAATTTTGTCAGGATAACTTAAAGTAGTAACATCGGCATCAATTCCCAATTTTATTTTATTGATATCAATTTCGTTGATGTTTGCCATTGCCCAAACTTCGCTGATTTCCGCAATATCAAAAATGTTATCAGAACGATCTGAACGTAATAACATATCTTGATTGATACTTTTTTGAATGATAAAACCGCTGATTGGTGCAGTTACTTCATAAATAGAACCTGCTCTAATGTTGTAGATTTTATATGTTTCCTGAGTTTTGCTTAATTGCGACTGCGCTTTGTTTACTTCTGATTTTGCCTGCAGCACATCGCTTTCAGAATTTAATTTTCCATCAAATAGTTCCTGGGCTACTTTTAGTTGGTTTTTGGCAACAAGTAAATCATTTTTAGCATCGATAGATTGTTTTTCAAAATCGGCAATATCCGTACTTTTTATCGTAGCCAGAACTTGTCCTTTTTTTACATAATCTCCTAATTCGACATTTACTTTAACGACACTTCCGCCCACAAGAGGGTAAACGTCAATCATTTTATTATTGTCGGCAGTAATTTTTCCGTAAAAACTTAATTCATTTTTTACAGGTTCCGTTTTTGCTTCGGCGGTACTGGTTGTTTTCAGCATATTATCGCTAAGCGAAAATGTACTTTTTGTTTCAGGATTTTCAACTTCCTTTTTGCAGCTTGCAATTGATAAACTTACCAACGCAATTCCTATAAGTAATGTATGTCTCATTATTATTTAGTTTTAAAATAAATCCTTGTTGATGGTGCTGTTTAATTCTTCTGCAGATAAAGCCAGTTTTTTCTTTAATTCGTTAACTTGAACATTGGCTTGGTTGTAACTTTCCATAAAATCTGTAAATTCCAGTAAACTGATATTTCGTTTTTGGAAATTGGTTAAGATTCCGTTGTAAACAGCTTCAAAATCGGCATTTACAGTCGGTTTTATTACAGCATAATTTTTACGGGATTCTTCCCATTTATTCCATGCTGATGTAATTTCGGTTTCTAACTGCAGGTCAAAATTCTGTTTTTCTACTTTAGACTGTGCCAAAATGGTTTGAGCATATTTGATATTTCCTTTGTTCTTGTTCCAAAGCGGCAATGGAATTCCAACGGTAAGATTGGCTTCACGGTTAAAAGCACCGCTTCGCTGGTCATAATTGGCACCAAGCGTAATATCTGGAACAGAAAGTGATTTCTGCCACTTTATATTTAGTTCATTGGCTTCAATTTCTTTTTGCTTTGCCAAATAATCTGGTCGGTTAGCAATTGCATCACTTTCTAAAGCTTTTATATCAAAAGGGATTTCTTTTAAATATTTACTAAATTCATTTTCATAAACTTTTGGAACTATCATCTCTTTAGAATTCAAAAGAAGTCTCAAATTGGCTTGTTGTTCAATATTATCATTGACAACTTCCATTCGTTCATTTTTAAAGTTTAGATACAAGGTTTGCAGACGCACAACATCTCTTAAGGGGATATTTCCTTTTTGTGCCTGAATGGAGTAGGAGTTGATCAAATCTTCAATATGAGCGATTTGTTTATCGGTAGTTTCCAGACTTTTAGTATTGTAATAAACCGTATAAAAACTCTGGCGTAACTGAAGCTTTAAATTCCTCAGAAGATCATTAAACTGAAGCTCTGCCAATTGCTCGTTGGTTTTGGCCAGCTTTATTTCATTTCGTTTTTTGCCTCCCAAATAAATAAGTTGTTCGATACCAAATGCTTTTTGTCCTTCTTTTCCAATATCAAAATATTGGTTTCTTTCTGGATTGTAAGCATTCAATTCGGCAGTAAGATTGGGATTGTCCCAAATTCGAGCCTGAATAGTTAAGGCTTTTGCTGCATCAATATTATAATGCGAAGCCAGTAAAAAAAGATTGTTTTTAAGAAACTGGCTCTCGCAATCCTCAAGCGTGACTGCATTTTGAGCCGTTACTACTTGATTGAGAAATACAAGTAATAATAATGCATAGAGTTTTCTCATTGTATCAAAAATTTATTTTATACAAATATGCTATCGGCAGACTTTAATAGGGCTTAAAATCTAGCTTAAAATTAGCTTAAAATAAATTATCAATGAAAAAATAATTGAAATAAATTACTGTTAATATCTGGAATACTGTAAGTTATAGTTGATTTATGTAGGTTTAAAATGCGTTGGACAATTCGTAAACCAAGTCCAAATCCAGTTGTTCCTTTCGAATTTTTGCCGCGCATAAAGGGCTGGAAAAGATTCTTCTGTTCCTTTTCGCTTAAGGTTTTTCCGGTATTTAATATCGAAATTATAAGCTGATTTTCGTTTCTGCTTATTTTTACTTCTGCCTGATTGTTGTCAGAATATAAACAGGCATTTTTCAAAACATTAATCAATGCAATTTCAAGAAGGTTTTTATTGCCTTTTACTTCCAATAAAGTATCGAGATTATCACTTTCTTCAATTTCAAATAAAATAGAAAATTCAGGAAAGCTCTTTTTGAGGTTTTCCATGGCAGAAAATAGAATCTCATCCATACGATGAATTTCATTGTTTTCAGCTTCATTAGTATCAATTTTAGATAAAATCAATAATGAATTTATTAGTTCTGTAAGATGATTAACATCAGATAAAATAGCCTTTAAGAAAGTTTTTCCTTTAATAGAAGTTGCCGGATCTGCAATCGTGTTTTCGATCTGCGCCGTTATTCTAGATAAAGGAGTTCTTAATTCATGAGAAGCGTGAGCCGTAAATTCTTTTTGCTTTTGATAGGAAATCTCAATGCGATCCATCATGTAATTGAATTCATTAGCCAGAAGATCAATTTCATCTTTCTTGCTTTTGGAAACGATACGCGAATCAAGATTGTTTTCGTTAATGTTTTTTATTTTCTGATGAAATAATCCAAGCGGATTCAGTGCCTTTCTTACCATGAAAGAAGTCAGAATCCAGCAGATGCAAGTAAAAAATATGTATGAAACCACCAAAGTATATCTAAGGAAAAGAAGTTTTCGTTTTCCATAATCATCTGTAGCAGATATTAAAGCATAGAAATCTTTGTCTTTTGTGTCGTAAAAAACGCCATAAACTTCATAATCGCCCTGCTGTTTAAAAAAGGTTTTGTTCTTTTTAAGGTATTTTAAATCTTCTTCAGACCATTTTATTTTAGCGTCGTCAATACTGCTGTAAATTAATTTGAAATTCGAATCAAAAACCAATGTTTTTTCATCATATAATTTATTGATTGAATTTTGGTCAATCATTTTCAGCAGCTGTTCATCGACTTCTTTTACATCAACTAAAAGTTTAATATTGGAAAGTGCTTTAATTTCGAGACGTTCACGGAATTCTTCTTTTCTAAAATTAGAATACAAAACAAATATCACAGTTGACGCCAATCCAAAAAGGATTGTAAACAATAAACTTACCAATAGTGATATTCTGTTTTTTAAAGTCATTCCTGATTGTTTAAGTAATATCCATAACCAATTTTAGTGCGGATAAGTTTTGTTTCTTGGTCTTTATCTATTTTCTTGCGAAGAAAGTTGATGTAAACTTCAATAGTATTCTGATTGGTTTCGATGTGATAATCCCAAAGTTTCTCTGCAATAAACTGCTTAGAAAGCACTTTTCCTTTGGCATGGGCCAGAATAAGAATAAGTTTGAATTCTTTTGGAGTTAATTTAATTTCTTCACCTGAACGAAAAACTTTCATTTCTTCTTCCAGAATTTCTAAATCTTCAATGATGATTTTGTGTTCTATCTGCTGTGGTATTTCTTTTCGTCTTAATAAAGAAGAAATTCGAGCATATAATTCTTCAAAATGAAAAGGTTTTACCAAATAATCATCAGCACCATTGTTAAATGAATCTAGTTTGTCTTCAATTTCACTAAAAGCGGTTAACATTATAATAGGTGTTTTTTTGTCGATTTCTCGGATACCTTTGCAAACCTCTATACCATTTGTGCCTGGAACATTAATATCCAGAATGATTAAATCATATTCGTATGGAAAGTATTTTTTTAATAGTAACGAACCATCATAATAAGGAATACACTCGAATTGTTTAGTGGTAAAAAAAGCCGAGATTTCCTTAGACAATGTAAAATCGTCTTCGAGCAGCAGTATTTTCATTCTTGGGGGAATTTATAAATTCGGCCATTCAAAAACAGCCGAATTTAATATGAAATAGTTTTTATTTGAAATAAGAGAAAGTCTCGTTATTCTCAATTTTCAATAATGACTCATAAATCAATTGAATAACATTTTCAACATCTTCCTTATGAACCATTTCTACAGTGGTATGCATATAACGTAATGGTAATGAAATTAATGCAGAAGGAACACCGCCGTTACTGTAAGCAAAAGCATCTGTATCTGTTCCTGTGGCACGAGAAGTTGCATGGCGCTGAAATGGTATTTTATTTTCTTCAGCGGTTTCTACAATTAAATCACGTAGTTTATTTTGAATCGCAGGAGAATACCCAATAACAGGGCCTCTTCCCATTTTAAGATCACCTTCTACTTTTTTGTCAATCATTGGAGTAGTTGTATCGTGGCAAACATCTGTCACAATAGCAACATTTGGTTTTATTCTGTGGGCAATCATTTCAGCTCCGCGTAAACCAATTTCTTCTTGAACTGAATTCACAATATAAAGTCCGAATGGAAGTTCTTTTTTGTTTTCCTTTAATAAACGAGCTACTTCAGCAATCATAAAACCACCCATTCTATTATCGATAGCACGACAAACAAATTTATTTTCGTTTAAAATCATAAATTCATCCGGATAAGTGATTACACAACCAACATGAACCCCTAAAGCTTCAACCTGTTCTTTGGTTTCGCAACCAAGATCTATAAATATGTTGCTTAATTTAGGTATTTCTTCTTTGTCACGTAAACGGGTATGAATAGCCGGCCATCCAAAAACACCTTTTACAATTCCATTTTTAGTATGAATGTTTACTCTTTTAGAAGGAGCAATCTGATGATCAGATCCACCATTTCGGATTACATATAATAAACCATCTTCAGTAATGTAGTTTACATACCATGAAATTTCATCAGCATGACCTTCAATTACTACCTTATATGGAGTATCTGGATTAATAACTCCAACTGCTGTACCATAAGTATCCGTAATAAAAGTATCAACATAAGGTTGCAGGTAATTCATCCAAAGTTTTTGCCCTTCGCTTTCATAACCTGTCGGCGAAGCGTTATTTAGATAGCTTTCTAGGAAAGCAATAGAAGAATCATTTAAGATTGATTTTGTGCTCATAAAAATATTTTTGCGCTAATTTATAAATTTGGTATTAGAGTTGTGTATAAATATATAATTTTACATTTAAATTAAGACTCTATGAGATATACCATCTGTATTCTGTTTTTTACATTTATTTCGTTTACAAGCCAAGCTCA
This is a stretch of genomic DNA from Flavobacterium endoglycinae. It encodes these proteins:
- a CDS encoding efflux RND transporter permease subunit, giving the protein MNKFIRNIIAFSLKNKAFTFFWVGMLAVAGFISFKNMPIDAFPDVTNTQIIIITQWNGKSAEEVERFVTTPIEISMNSVQKKTSVRSITMFGLSVIKIIFDDGVDDTFARFQVNNLLKNVTLPDDVEPDVQPPYGPTGEIFRYIVKSDSRDSRELLTYQNWVIDKQLRAVPGVADLNVFGGQTKTYEVGVDPIKLAKYNITPLQVYNAIDAGNLNVGGDIIEKNGQAFVVRGVGLLKSRKDIENIIVDDAGGNPILVKNVADVYESSMPRVGQTGIGKNDDAVEGIVVMRKGENAKETLALIKDKIKDLNENVLPKDIKIETFYDRDNLMNFTTETVMHNLFEGIILVTCVVFLFMADWRTTFTVSIVIPLSLLFAFLCLKMMGMSANLLSLGAVDFGIIIDGAVVMVEGLFVVLDHRAHQLGMTAYNKIAKGSIIKKTGTEMGKAIFFSKLIIITALLPIFSFQKVEGKMFSPLAYTLGFALMGALLFTLTLVPVLSHILLNKNVKEKNNPFVNFWDRIVAKGFAWTFKHKVKTLIASTALIAAVFFSATFLGTEFLPQLNEGALWVTAELPMSTSLPESVKTAAMIRKDLEAFPEVKNVLSQTGRSNDGTDPNGFGFIQLQVDLKPKADWKRKISMDDLINEMDEKLKVHQGITYNYSQPVIDNVAESVAGFKASNAVKIYGDDLDKLDELSNEVLAKIRNIPGIKDVGILRNVGQPEISVILDREKMAAYGVTLSDAQAVLELAFGGKTATQKYEDEKKFDVRVRFSKEYRKDEEDLAELKVPTISGAKIPLKEICDIKTITGPAFIYRDNTKRFIGVKFSVRDRDLGSTIAEAQSKVAEVKMPPGYTTGWTGEFENQVRASARLAQVVPISLIGIFVLLFILFGNFKDSLLVLANVPFAVIGGIIALHLTGMNFGISAGVGFIALLGICIQNGVILISEFHHNLKAKLSLQESVLRGVKARTRAVVMTALMASIGLMPAAISTGIGSESQKPLAIVIIGGLVTATILTLLVFPILFWVFNRKKHETIE
- a CDS encoding efflux RND transporter periplasmic adaptor subunit; the encoded protein is MRHTLLIGIALVSLSIASCKKEVENPETKSTFSLSDNMLKTTSTAEAKTEPVKNELSFYGKITADNNKMIDVYPLVGGSVVKVNVELGDYVKKGQVLATIKSTDIADFEKQSIDAKNDLLVAKNQLKVAQELFDGKLNSESDVLQAKSEVNKAQSQLSKTQETYKIYNIRAGSIYEVTAPISGFIIQKSINQDMLLRSDRSDNIFDIAEISEVWAMANINEIDINKIKLGIDADVTTLSYPDKIFKGKVDKIFNVIDPETKAMQARIKLQNPGFLLKPDMNANIKLSYNEQNQSMIAIPSKAIVFDKSKNFVMIFKDRHNIETRQVDVYRVVGETTYISGGLKENEKVITNNQLFIYRALND
- a CDS encoding M42 family metallopeptidase, translated to MSTKSILNDSSIAFLESYLNNASPTGYESEGQKLWMNYLQPYVDTFITDTYGTAVGVINPDTPYKVVIEGHADEISWYVNYITEDGLLYVIRNGGSDHQIAPSKRVNIHTKNGIVKGVFGWPAIHTRLRDKEEIPKLSNIFIDLGCETKEQVEALGVHVGCVITYPDEFMILNENKFVCRAIDNRMGGFMIAEVARLLKENKKELPFGLYIVNSVQEEIGLRGAEMIAHRIKPNVAIVTDVCHDTTTPMIDKKVEGDLKMGRGPVIGYSPAIQNKLRDLIVETAEENKIPFQRHATSRATGTDTDAFAYSNGGVPSALISLPLRYMHTTVEMVHKEDVENVIQLIYESLLKIENNETFSYFK
- a CDS encoding sensor histidine kinase gives rise to the protein MTLKNRISLLVSLLFTILFGLASTVIFVLYSNFRKEEFRERLEIKALSNIKLLVDVKEVDEQLLKMIDQNSINKLYDEKTLVFDSNFKLIYSSIDDAKIKWSEEDLKYLKKNKTFFKQQGDYEVYGVFYDTKDKDFYALISATDDYGKRKLLFLRYTLVVSYIFFTCICWILTSFMVRKALNPLGLFHQKIKNINENNLDSRIVSKSKKDEIDLLANEFNYMMDRIEISYQKQKEFTAHASHELRTPLSRITAQIENTIADPATSIKGKTFLKAILSDVNHLTELINSLLILSKIDTNEAENNEIHRMDEILFSAMENLKKSFPEFSILFEIEESDNLDTLLEVKGNKNLLEIALINVLKNACLYSDNNQAEVKISRNENQLIISILNTGKTLSEKEQKNLFQPFMRGKNSKGTTGFGLGLRIVQRILNLHKSTITYSIPDINSNLFQLFFH
- a CDS encoding TolC family protein, which translates into the protein MRKLYALLLLVFLNQVVTAQNAVTLEDCESQFLKNNLFLLASHYNIDAAKALTIQARIWDNPNLTAELNAYNPERNQYFDIGKEGQKAFGIEQLIYLGGKKRNEIKLAKTNEQLAELQFNDLLRNLKLQLRQSFYTVYYNTKSLETTDKQIAHIEDLINSYSIQAQKGNIPLRDVVRLQTLYLNFKNERMEVVNDNIEQQANLRLLLNSKEMIVPKVYENEFSKYLKEIPFDIKALESDAIANRPDYLAKQKEIEANELNIKWQKSLSVPDITLGANYDQRSGAFNREANLTVGIPLPLWNKNKGNIKYAQTILAQSKVEKQNFDLQLETEITSAWNKWEESRKNYAVIKPTVNADFEAVYNGILTNFQKRNISLLEFTDFMESYNQANVQVNELKKKLALSAEELNSTINKDLF
- a CDS encoding response regulator transcription factor, whose amino-acid sequence is MKILLLEDDFTLSKEISAFFTTKQFECIPYYDGSLLLKKYFPYEYDLIILDINVPGTNGIEVCKGIREIDKKTPIIMLTAFSEIEDKLDSFNNGADDYLVKPFHFEELYARISSLLRRKEIPQQIEHKIIIEDLEILEEEMKVFRSGEEIKLTPKEFKLILILAHAKGKVLSKQFIAEKLWDYHIETNQNTIEVYINFLRKKIDKDQETKLIRTKIGYGYYLNNQE